Part of the Nitrospirota bacterium genome is shown below.
TGCGGAACCGGCAATCGGGCAAACTTCGAAAATTCATCGACCATATGCTTGAGGCTCGTCACTTCGTTGACGATCACGTTGGTCGCCTCGTCGAAAATCGCATCGAAATCCGGCGACTTCTCGAAGTACTTCTTCCGCAACCGCTGCGCGGACAATTGGATGGGCGTCAACGGATTCTTAATCTCGTGGGCCACCCGCCGCGCCACTTCCTGCCAAGCCGCCACTTTCTGCGCCTTGATCAACTCTGTCAGGTCTTCGAACACCAGCACGATCCCGAGGTCCCTATTCGCTTCATCCTTCATCCGCGACCCATGCAGCCCGATGGTCAAGAATCGGCCCTCGATCTCCATCGGTCCCTCCAGCGCCAGCGTATCGCGCTGATCGGCCAGCATCCGGTCATAGACCGTCTGGAACAGATCGAGTCGAAACTCTTTGAACACCTCATTAGCTTGTCGGCCACGGAACCGATCCGCTGCAAGCCCAAGGATCCGCTCACCGGACGGATTGAAATTCGTGATCAGCCCGTTCTTATCGATCGAGAGCAGGCCTGCGGCAATCGTCTCGACCACCGTTTCGATGTAGGCGCGACGGCGATCCAGCTCCAGATTACTCTGACGCAGTGAGATATTGGCTTCTTCGATCTTGGACTTACTCCCCTGGAGGTCGGCCGTCATCCGGTTGAACGACTCGATCAAGGTACCGATTTCATCGGTCGCCTTGGCATCGATCCGGACGGAAAGATTTCCCTGGGCAATGGCCTCCGTCGCTTCAGCCAGCCGTTGAATCGGCACCGTGATGCTCCGCGCGACATAGAACCCGAACCAGGTAGCCCCGAACAAAATGAGCACCGTAATGACGGCAACGAAAAGATAGGCGCCGGCTTTGATCGGATTTTTCATGGCCTTGATCTGCTTGTATTCATCGTACTGATGGCCGATCCCTTCCATCTTCGCCAGCAACGATTCTGGCACAAAGGCCTCCACCACCACCACGCCGCCGATCTCGCCGCGGCGCCCGCTCGCTGCGATGGGGGCCGCCGCCCGCACCAGACGCCCGGTCTGAGCCTCCTGCACCGCATTCATTTCCTGTTTCCCGTTAATCACCTGGAGCACCAGTTGCCCGATCGGCAGATCCAGCGCCGAGGAGGGCACCTCGGGATCCAGCGCCTTCGTGAGCGTTTCCATTTTGGCCGAGAAGACCTCAATCCCAGCCACGCCGAACTCCGCCCGCTTGCGAGCCATGGCCGCAACCAGCAGATCCCGCTGCTCCGCCAGCAACATATCCTCCCGATAGATTTCATGGCTGATGGCTCTGGCGCTGTTCACTGCGAGGGTAATGTGGCCGGCATGTTGCATCCGCGCCACGTCATAGGAATCCCGCATCACCTGTTCAATTTGATCGCTGAACCAGACATCCACCGCCTTATTCACCAGGCCGCTCGCAACCAGCGCCAGGAGCACCGTCGGAATCAGCGAAAATCCAATGAAGGCCGCCACCAGCTTCGTACGAAACCCGGCGCCAAAGAGCCGATGCCGCCGTTCAAAATAGGCTTTGATCAGGTTGCGGGAGAGCAAGAGCAACAGGACGACAAATCCGATCAGGTCGAGGTTGAGCAGAAGGAGCACAAAGGCATAACTGGTCGTGGGTAGAAAGGAATCCGTTTCCTCGCCGCCGGGAATCACGATCTGGGAATAGTAGAGAGTCAGCGCCAGGCAGGGCAGGAGAAAAATCAGGACGATCCAGACCGGCCGCAAATGCATCTTCCGCCGTTCCGGCTCCGGGGTAGGCCCGGATCCCACGGATGACCGGCTTGCTCCGGCAGTCAGCGTCGCAACCCCGCTCACGGAACCACGATTCGTCTTTACTGGGGGAAGGGACCCTGTGTCTTTCTTGCCGTCACTCACATCCGATATCCCCGATTGCCAACGACTCGACGCATAGCAGACAGCTTATCATGGTGCTTGAATCAGGAGAGCGTCTCACCACATCGCATGAACCAGGGTGGCGGACAGATACGTCCGGGGTCGACAGGCGGGGGCGGGGCTACGATTTCGCGGTTAAACTCACGTACTTCATCCGAAGGGCGTAGAGCATATCCCGCAGCACCGCTTGTTCTTCCGTCGTGAGATTGCCTGTGGTCTTCTGTTCCAGGACCGACAGCAAGTCGATAATGTCTTTCGCTTGCGGCAGGTTCGCCGGCATTGGAGGCTGATGGGGATCGATCTGTTCCCCCATCAACATCATCGAAGAGCTGCCCAGAGAAATAACAAAGGATGAAAAGGTGACGGGGATTCCCGAGCCCTGGTGTGGATCAGAGGGTGCTGCCTGCTGATGGGGCTGTGCCTCTGGCGCCGCAGGCGAAGGGGTGGATGCACGGTCGGACCCAGTCCCGCCCCGCCGATCCCGAACGACAAATCCTTCTTCTTGTTCTGCGCTCATAGGCCTTTCCCCCGCTCCAGATGCAGCGTCGGTACCCTACCATAGGCCTCTAAACGGCGCAAGACGCGCCAGTCAACGCGCGACCGATTGAAGCAAGCCGAGAACCGGGTATAATGCAGGCCCAACTCTGCACCACAAAAAGGAACAGGATGTCTGAACGATTTCATAAACTGGTAGACTTGATGGCCTCGTTGCGCGCGCCGAACGGATGTCCGTGGGACCGCAAACAAACGCACGAATCGTTGAAGCCCTATCTGCTTGAAGAAACCTATGAAGTGCTCGAAATCCTGGACCGGCAGGACCGGGCGAAACTGCCGGAGGAACTCGGCGACGTATTGCTCCAAGTGCTCTTCCACAGCCAGATCGCGGCAGAAGCCGGCAGCTTTACCATCGAAGATGTGCTGGAACAATTGGCCGACAAACTGATCAGGCGCCACCCCCACGTCTTTGGCAACGGATCGACCGACACCACCCCGACGAATGCCGACCAGGTCGTTGCGAAATGGGAAGACATCAAGCGCACCGAACGCCAGGCGTCCGGCCGGCCAGACTCGGTGCTGGACGGGGTGCCGCAAGCATTGCCGGCCCTCCTAAGGGCCTACCAGATTCAAGCGCGTGCCGCTCGCGTCGGGTTCGATTGGAGCCACGATACGAAAGGCTTCGAGCAGATCCTGGGCAAGATCGAGGAGGAAATCCAGGAGCTCCGCGACGCCATCCGCCCCCTCGCATCGAACCAGACAGAACCGGACGCAAGGGCCGCAGCCCTGCGGCAGGAACAGATTGCCTCGGAACTCGGCGACGTACTGTTCTCCCTCGTGAATCTCGCCCGCTTCATCAAAGTGAACCCGGAAGACGCCTTGCGCCAATCCGCCAACCGCTTCACCCAACGGTTTCAATTCATCGAAGCCCAGGCAACCAAATCTGGCCGGTCGGTTGAAGAACTCTCGTTTGCAGAAATGGATCGCCTCTGGGACGAAGCCAAAAAGCAGAATCCCGCCACCCTTACCAAGGACACACCGTCATGAGCGATGAGCCGCATCCCTACGAAGAAGGCAAACGTGCCGGAGTCCATCCCCTGATCGTCATCTTCGGCATCTTGTTCGGGCTCTGGCTGTTTGTGGCCCTCATCGTGCCCAGCTCTAAGAACAAACAAGCAGCGGGAACGGAAGGACCGGCAGGACCGGTCATCGAAGATCCCGAAGCGGCGCCAGTCCTATTCAAAGTCCACACCACCGTCCCGGATATGAACGCGATCAGCCTCACCGTCCCGCCGGAAGCGACCGAGAGCCAAGTGGCCGGACTCTTGAAACGGTTCAAAAAAGACCGGCTCGCCGGCACCTTGACCGAGCTCCTGCCAGCCACGACAGCCGGCCATACGCTCGGGGACCATGCCGTCGCCGACATCTACATTGTGTCAGACGCTCAATATGCGCAGGCCGACGTAATCCGCACCCTGACCCGCGGCGCCC
Proteins encoded:
- the mazG gene encoding nucleoside triphosphate pyrophosphohydrolase gives rise to the protein MSERFHKLVDLMASLRAPNGCPWDRKQTHESLKPYLLEETYEVLEILDRQDRAKLPEELGDVLLQVLFHSQIAAEAGSFTIEDVLEQLADKLIRRHPHVFGNGSTDTTPTNADQVVAKWEDIKRTERQASGRPDSVLDGVPQALPALLRAYQIQARAARVGFDWSHDTKGFEQILGKIEEEIQELRDAIRPLASNQTEPDARAAALRQEQIASELGDVLFSLVNLARFIKVNPEDALRQSANRFTQRFQFIEAQATKSGRSVEELSFAEMDRLWDEAKKQNPATLTKDTPS
- a CDS encoding DUF1844 domain-containing protein codes for the protein MSAEQEEGFVVRDRRGGTGSDRASTPSPAAPEAQPHQQAAPSDPHQGSGIPVTFSSFVISLGSSSMMLMGEQIDPHQPPMPANLPQAKDIIDLLSVLEQKTTGNLTTEEQAVLRDMLYALRMKYVSLTAKS
- a CDS encoding ATP-binding protein; translation: MSDGKKDTGSLPPVKTNRGSVSGVATLTAGASRSSVGSGPTPEPERRKMHLRPVWIVLIFLLPCLALTLYYSQIVIPGGEETDSFLPTTSYAFVLLLLNLDLIGFVVLLLLLSRNLIKAYFERRHRLFGAGFRTKLVAAFIGFSLIPTVLLALVASGLVNKAVDVWFSDQIEQVMRDSYDVARMQHAGHITLAVNSARAISHEIYREDMLLAEQRDLLVAAMARKRAEFGVAGIEVFSAKMETLTKALDPEVPSSALDLPIGQLVLQVINGKQEMNAVQEAQTGRLVRAAAPIAASGRRGEIGGVVVVEAFVPESLLAKMEGIGHQYDEYKQIKAMKNPIKAGAYLFVAVITVLILFGATWFGFYVARSITVPIQRLAEATEAIAQGNLSVRIDAKATDEIGTLIESFNRMTADLQGSKSKIEEANISLRQSNLELDRRRAYIETVVETIAAGLLSIDKNGLITNFNPSGERILGLAADRFRGRQANEVFKEFRLDLFQTVYDRMLADQRDTLALEGPMEIEGRFLTIGLHGSRMKDEANRDLGIVLVFEDLTELIKAQKVAAWQEVARRVAHEIKNPLTPIQLSAQRLRKKYFEKSPDFDAIFDEATNVIVNEVTSLKHMVDEFSKFARLPVPQMAQQSLHDVINEVTALYRGAHKDVELIVSLDEDLPSLNFDREQLKRVMVNLLDNAMQAMQQKGRVWLTTKYDMKRRRAVVSVADEGTGIAPEDQEKLFVPYFTRKKTGTGLGLAIVRRIITDHDGQIQASQNQPKGAVFTFELPV